Proteins from a genomic interval of Polaribacter sp. Q13:
- a CDS encoding nitrate/nitrite transporter, whose protein sequence is MINSNKYSFINPKKWPFFYGYVVLIFGSIGILFSIPGQTVGVSVFTDPVKDALGLTRNQFSNAYLIGTLLSAFFVTKAGRLFDKFGARYVAFFATSFLAISLIIFSYSEGISDTLKLFLNIKSWVIPFVLLSFLFFLVRFCGQGVLTMASRNMVMMWFDKNRGKVNSISSIAVSLGFSSSPILFNYLIDENGWEVSWQILAVSLFVFSFLILQFYRNKPEDFGLIPDGFLSKKKSKKKKVEILEVNFTLEEAKQTRAFWMFGLSLAFFSFFSTGFTFHVISIFNTQGYDKTEAIAVFLPISIIAISVSTLANILSDYIEHKIYLFIMIFSGIIAAVGLLLLDDSIGIYLLIIGLGVCSGLFAVVNAVTWPRYFGRKYLGAITGKIMSFLVIASALAPSFFSYCFTSLGSYRYVSYVLIPFLGFLFIGSLTLKKPHKITDK, encoded by the coding sequence ATGATAAATTCTAATAAATATTCTTTTATCAATCCTAAAAAGTGGCCATTTTTCTACGGATATGTGGTTTTAATTTTTGGTAGTATAGGTATATTATTCAGCATACCTGGTCAAACTGTGGGCGTTTCTGTTTTTACAGATCCTGTTAAAGATGCCTTAGGTTTAACTAGAAATCAATTTAGCAATGCGTATTTAATTGGTACTTTGCTAAGTGCTTTTTTTGTAACAAAAGCAGGACGATTATTTGATAAATTCGGAGCACGTTATGTTGCTTTTTTTGCAACATCCTTTTTAGCAATCTCGTTAATTATTTTTTCATATTCAGAAGGGATTAGTGATACTCTTAAACTTTTTTTGAATATAAAATCTTGGGTAATTCCTTTTGTATTGCTAAGTTTCTTATTTTTTCTAGTACGTTTTTGCGGACAAGGAGTGCTTACTATGGCTTCTAGAAATATGGTAATGATGTGGTTTGATAAAAATCGAGGTAAAGTAAATTCTATAAGTAGTATTGCTGTTTCTTTAGGTTTTTCGAGTTCTCCAATTTTGTTTAATTATTTAATTGATGAAAACGGATGGGAGGTAAGTTGGCAAATTTTAGCAGTTAGCTTATTTGTTTTTAGTTTTTTAATACTTCAGTTTTATAGAAATAAACCAGAAGACTTTGGTTTAATTCCGGATGGTTTTCTTTCTAAAAAGAAAAGTAAAAAAAAGAAAGTTGAAATTCTAGAAGTTAATTTTACGTTGGAGGAAGCAAAGCAAACAAGAGCTTTCTGGATGTTTGGTTTGTCTTTAGCTTTTTTTAGCTTTTTTAGTACAGGTTTTACGTTTCATGTAATTTCAATTTTTAATACACAAGGCTATGATAAAACAGAAGCAATTGCTGTTTTTTTGCCAATTTCAATCATAGCTATTTCTGTTTCTACATTAGCTAATATTCTAAGTGATTATATTGAACATAAAATTTATCTTTTTATCATGATTTTTAGCGGAATTATAGCTGCTGTTGGTCTTTTATTATTAGATGACTCCATAGGAATTTATTTGTTAATTATAGGTTTAGGTGTTTGTAGTGGGCTTTTTGCAGTTGTGAATGCTGTAACTTGGCCTCGTTATTTTGGAAGAAAGTATTTAGGAGCTATAACAGGTAAAATAATGAGTTTTTTGGTTATAGCAAGTGCATTGGCTCCTAGTTTCTTTAGCTATTGTTTTACGAGTTTAGGGAGTTATCGTTATGTAAGTTATGTGTTAATTCCTTTTTTAGGTTTTTTATTTATAGGTTCTTTAACTTTAAAAAAGCCACATAAAATAACAGATAAATAA
- a CDS encoding EamA family transporter translates to MYLKKSKLLIVLAFISIYVIWGSTYLFNKVAVTELPPFFLASVRFLTAGALMMFFAILLKHNLSISRKQLLNVGIASFFFLVYGNGVFVWALKYVDSGFGALLASTQPLFVLFLLRLIDRKPFQKKSMIGVGLGVFGMYLLVSQQELTTSEGSLLGTFMILTCVLSWSYGSVFVSKANLPKSFMVSTGYQMLVAGTILMFMSLSFNETWSSPLSWSTDVQVSMLMLIVFGGVIAFTAFNYLLKEVATEKVSTSAYVNPVIALFMGWFFLDEHLTTQSVFASAILLTGVYFITSRKRK, encoded by the coding sequence ATTTATTTGAAAAAGTCAAAATTATTAATCGTTTTAGCATTTATCTCCATTTATGTAATTTGGGGATCTACTTATTTGTTTAATAAAGTAGCTGTTACAGAGCTTCCTCCATTTTTTTTAGCTTCAGTTCGTTTTTTAACAGCAGGAGCATTAATGATGTTTTTTGCAATTCTTTTAAAGCATAATTTATCCATTTCTAGAAAGCAACTTTTAAATGTGGGTATTGCATCTTTTTTCTTTTTAGTTTATGGAAACGGTGTTTTTGTTTGGGCTTTAAAATATGTAGATAGTGGCTTTGGTGCTTTATTAGCATCTACGCAACCTTTATTTGTACTGTTTTTATTACGATTGATTGATAGAAAACCATTTCAAAAGAAATCGATGATTGGTGTTGGTTTGGGTGTTTTTGGAATGTATTTATTAGTGAGTCAGCAAGAATTAACAACTTCTGAAGGAAGTTTGCTTGGAACTTTTATGATTTTAACTTGTGTGTTAAGTTGGAGTTATGGTAGTGTTTTTGTTTCTAAAGCAAATTTGCCAAAAAGTTTTATGGTAAGTACAGGCTATCAAATGTTAGTGGCAGGTACTATTTTAATGTTTATGAGTTTAAGTTTTAATGAAACATGGAGCTCTCCTCTAAGTTGGAGTACAGATGTTCAGGTTTCTATGCTAATGCTTATTGTTTTTGGTGGAGTTATTGCTTTTACAGCCTTTAATTATTTGCTAAAAGAAGTAGCTACAGAAAAAGTATCAACTTCTGCTTATGTAAATCCTGTAATAGCGTTATTTATGGGGTGGTTTTTTTTAGATGAACACCTAACAACGCAGTCTGTATTTGCTTCGGCTATTTTATTAACAGGTGTTTATTTTATCACGTCAAGAAAAAGAAAGTAG
- a CDS encoding GDYXXLXY domain-containing protein, translating to MKSKKIIFILFLLVVLMQLAVPTKMMYDQEETLKAGKFYKFITQPIDPNDPFRGKFIRMNYEINSFKTEDSIWKRKQEVYVYFKDSIGFAKLKTVSKVKLSIPNDYVIAKTNWYNKRRKVVSFNLPFDRFYMEEFKAKPAEDLVRMNRRDTVKENTTYGMVYIHNGNFVLKDVFINDISIKDLVGSEKAE from the coding sequence ATGAAATCAAAAAAAATAATATTTATACTTTTTTTATTGGTGGTTCTTATGCAATTAGCGGTACCAACAAAAATGATGTATGATCAAGAAGAAACTTTAAAAGCAGGCAAGTTTTATAAGTTTATAACACAGCCAATAGATCCTAATGATCCATTTAGGGGTAAGTTTATTAGAATGAATTATGAGATAAATTCGTTTAAAACAGAGGATTCTATTTGGAAAAGAAAACAAGAAGTTTATGTTTATTTTAAGGACAGTATTGGTTTTGCTAAATTAAAAACGGTTAGTAAGGTAAAACTATCGATACCGAACGATTATGTAATTGCTAAAACAAATTGGTATAATAAAAGAAGAAAGGTTGTTAGTTTTAATTTACCTTTTGATCGTTTTTATATGGAAGAATTTAAAGCGAAACCTGCTGAAGATTTAGTGAGAATGAATAGGAGAGATACGGTAAAAGAGAATACAACTTATGGGATGGTTTATATACATAATGGGAATTTTGTTCTTAAAGATGTTTTTATAAATGATATTTCTATAAAAGATTTGGTAGGTTCAGAGAAAGCAGAGTAG
- a CDS encoding DUF2157 domain-containing protein produces the protein MDSKFIKELPELIQNGVISKEIASKIENYYNSRSASKSSSNNLFTIFGVLGSLLVGLGIILILAHNWDDFSKTVKSILAFLPLVVGQFIVGYSILKEKSKTWLESSGVFLFFAVGSSISLISQIYNIPGNLSSFLLSWILLCLPLIYLLKFKGVFLLTLIFATVYACSLGYSFSSETKVPWFYILLFALLLPQYFYHLKNNLTTNFTAILNWLFPLSLIIVFGAFLNTVYRLDVILYSFLLGFIYNVGQLKSFRSLRVSKNGFLVIGSLGLVITMLMVSFESFWNIDFEISFLGNKELLIGGFLMLSTLYMLIKNNSFSKFNFNNIFQFIPFLMILFYATQSLDTRITVALVNITVLVLGVSIVKKGVDKASFVILNYGLLIITALITCRFLDTEMTFIIRGLLFIIVGAGFFVTNYLMLKKQSKTLKK, from the coding sequence ACTATTACAATTCAAGATCAGCTTCAAAATCCTCTTCAAACAACTTATTCACCATTTTTGGTGTTTTGGGTAGTTTATTAGTAGGGTTAGGAATTATATTAATATTAGCCCATAATTGGGACGATTTTTCTAAAACGGTAAAATCTATTTTAGCTTTTTTACCACTTGTAGTTGGTCAGTTTATTGTAGGATATTCAATACTAAAAGAAAAATCTAAAACATGGTTAGAGTCTTCTGGAGTGTTTTTGTTTTTTGCAGTAGGTTCTAGTATTTCGCTAATTAGTCAAATTTATAACATTCCAGGTAATTTAAGTTCCTTTTTACTTTCTTGGATATTGTTGTGTTTGCCCTTAATTTATTTATTAAAATTTAAAGGAGTTTTTTTATTAACCTTAATTTTTGCAACGGTCTATGCTTGCAGTTTAGGGTATAGCTTTTCTAGTGAAACTAAAGTGCCATGGTTTTATATATTGCTATTTGCTTTATTGCTGCCACAATATTTTTACCATTTAAAAAACAATTTAACTACTAATTTTACAGCTATTTTAAATTGGTTGTTTCCTTTGAGTTTAATTATTGTTTTTGGAGCTTTCTTAAATACTGTTTACCGATTAGATGTAATTTTATACTCATTTTTATTAGGTTTTATTTACAATGTAGGGCAATTAAAAAGCTTTAGAAGTTTACGTGTTTCTAAGAATGGATTTTTAGTAATTGGTTCTTTAGGTTTAGTAATAACAATGCTTATGGTTAGTTTTGAAAGTTTTTGGAACATAGATTTTGAAATTTCATTTTTAGGTAATAAGGAACTGTTAATTGGGGGCTTTTTAATGTTAAGTACACTTTATATGTTGATAAAAAACAACTCATTTTCAAAATTTAATTTTAATAATATTTTTCAATTCATTCCTTTTTTAATGATTTTATTTTATGCCACTCAGTCATTAGATACTAGAATTACCGTTGCACTGGTTAATATTACAGTGCTGGTATTAGGAGTTAGTATTGTAAAAAAAGGTGTGGATAAAGCTAGTTTTGTTATTCTAAATTATGGTTTACTAATTATTACTGCATTAATTACTTGTCGTTTTTTAGATACAGAAATGACATTTATAATTAGAGGTTTATTATTTATAATTGTTGGGGCAGGTTTTTTTGTAACCAATTATTTAATGCTAAAGAAACAAAGTAAAACGCTAAAAAAATAA